Proteins co-encoded in one Bremerella cremea genomic window:
- a CDS encoding SDR family NAD(P)-dependent oxidoreductase, producing MDLQLKNKNALVTGSTKGIGYAIAQVLAQEGANVIVNGRSQESTDKAAKSIGHGVRGIAADVSTAADCDKLLQEAGQVDILINNAGIFEPKPFVETPDADWEHFYQVNVMSGVRLTRALLPGMLERNWGRVLFVSSESALQIPAEMVHYGMTKAANLALVNGIARLTKGTHVTVNAILPGPTASEGVESFVGELAKDANLSQEEFEKEFFESVRPTSLIQRFAEVEEVANTVAYYCSPLSSATNGAAIRVDGGVILGT from the coding sequence ATGGATTTGCAACTTAAAAACAAAAACGCCCTCGTCACTGGCTCGACCAAGGGTATCGGTTACGCGATCGCCCAAGTCTTGGCCCAGGAAGGGGCCAACGTGATTGTGAATGGCCGGAGCCAGGAATCGACCGACAAGGCCGCCAAGAGCATCGGCCACGGGGTTCGTGGCATCGCAGCAGACGTCTCCACAGCCGCAGACTGCGATAAGCTGCTGCAAGAAGCAGGGCAGGTCGATATTTTGATCAACAACGCTGGCATCTTTGAACCGAAGCCGTTCGTTGAAACTCCTGATGCCGATTGGGAGCACTTTTACCAGGTCAACGTGATGTCTGGGGTCCGCCTGACACGAGCCCTGTTGCCTGGCATGCTCGAACGAAACTGGGGACGCGTGCTGTTTGTTTCGAGCGAAAGTGCCTTACAGATTCCCGCCGAAATGGTTCATTACGGGATGACCAAAGCGGCGAATCTCGCGTTAGTCAATGGAATTGCCCGCCTGACCAAGGGGACACACGTAACCGTCAACGCGATCCTCCCAGGCCCGACCGCTTCGGAAGGGGTAGAGAGTTTCGTGGGTGAATTGGCGAAGGATGCCAATCTCTCCCAAGAGGAATTCGAAAAAGAGTTCTTTGAATCGGTTCGTCCGACTTCGCTAATCCAGCGTTTCGCCGAAGTCGAGGAAGTTGCCAACACGGTGGCCTACTACTGTTCTCCCTTATCGAGCGCCACCAACGGGGCGGCCATTCGCGTTGATGGAGGTGTGATCCTCGGGACCTAG